In Calothrix sp. PCC 7507, one DNA window encodes the following:
- the leuD gene encoding 3-isopropylmalate dehydratase small subunit: MVSEVKTVSGRGVPLVGNDIDTDRIIPARYLKAVTFDGLGEGAFIDDRKALKGEHPFDQSQYQGAKVLVVNRNFGCGSSREHAPQALAKWGIQALIGESFAEIFFGNCVAMGIPCVTADVTNIKKLQELIAANPQVDVTVNLETLQVQIGDFTTPVVIGEGTRSTFISGTWDACGQLVANADQVRSTAAKLPYVGWGNLVAI; the protein is encoded by the coding sequence ATGGTGAGTGAAGTTAAAACAGTTTCTGGACGTGGTGTACCCTTAGTGGGTAATGACATAGATACAGACCGGATCATCCCAGCTCGCTATTTGAAAGCTGTAACCTTTGACGGCTTGGGCGAAGGTGCATTCATTGATGACCGGAAAGCATTAAAAGGTGAACATCCCTTTGACCAATCCCAATACCAAGGGGCAAAAGTGTTGGTAGTCAATCGTAATTTTGGTTGTGGTTCATCACGAGAACATGCACCCCAAGCCTTAGCAAAATGGGGAATTCAAGCCCTGATTGGTGAAAGTTTCGCAGAAATCTTTTTTGGTAACTGCGTAGCGATGGGTATACCTTGCGTTACCGCTGATGTAACCAATATCAAAAAACTGCAGGAGTTAATAGCTGCTAATCCTCAAGTGGATGTGACAGTGAATCTCGAAACCTTGCAAGTGCAAATTGGTGACTTCACCACTCCGGTTGTGATTGGTGAAGGGACTAGAAGCACATTTATTTCTGGGACTTGGGATGCTTGCGGTCAGTTAGTAGCTAATGCTGACCAAGTTCGGTCAACAGCTGCGAAATTGCCTTATGTGGGTTGGGGAAATTTAGTAGCCATTTAG
- a CDS encoding 1-acyl-sn-glycerol-3-phosphate acyltransferase encodes MPKSIQSIQPPLKFIPFRFNPLVLQITRWLVPFFLRVRTRPWLPAGILRIEAKNAEVLAQLYQQFQSGKIRLLLACRHPEVDDSLCMLYMLSRVVPRVARQQGIPLQHPTHAHFLYDRGMTLWAGNSLGWFFSRIGGVPVRRGKRLDRQAIQTARELFVNSTMPIAIAPEGGTNGHSGIVSPLEPGTAQMGFWCVEDLLKANRPETVFIVPIAIQYRYVQPPWAKLNWLMSKLEADSGLPVQSISNSLIDGREEIYHQRLCRLAEHLMTEMEEFYRRFYHQNLPDIPNQEIIDRLHRLLETALQVAEQYFSLQSQGSFIDRCRRLEEAGWSYIYREDVADIDALPPLKRGLADWVAEEADLRMRHMRLVETFVAVTVNYIKEKPTAERFAETTLLIFDMMSRVGGGILPARPQLGWREAQITVGEPISINERWSIYQASRQDSRQAVSDLTQDLKVALEKLIT; translated from the coding sequence TTGCCTAAATCGATCCAATCTATTCAACCACCGCTAAAATTTATTCCCTTCCGTTTTAACCCCCTGGTACTCCAGATTACCCGGTGGCTAGTGCCCTTCTTTCTCAGGGTTCGGACTCGTCCTTGGCTACCAGCAGGGATTTTGCGAATCGAAGCCAAGAATGCTGAGGTCTTAGCCCAACTATATCAACAATTCCAATCTGGCAAAATTCGCTTGTTGCTGGCATGTCGCCACCCAGAAGTAGATGACTCTCTTTGTATGTTATACATGCTTTCCCGCGTTGTCCCACGGGTTGCACGTCAACAAGGCATTCCCTTACAACACCCAACCCACGCCCACTTTCTCTACGACCGGGGTATGACCCTGTGGGCGGGAAACTCACTTGGTTGGTTTTTCTCCCGCATCGGCGGCGTTCCTGTTCGTCGAGGTAAGCGACTAGATAGACAGGCTATCCAAACAGCACGGGAATTATTTGTCAATAGTACAATGCCGATAGCGATCGCTCCCGAAGGCGGTACAAATGGTCACAGCGGCATTGTTAGCCCCTTAGAACCCGGTACCGCCCAAATGGGGTTTTGGTGTGTAGAAGACTTACTGAAAGCCAATCGCCCTGAGACAGTTTTCATTGTGCCGATCGCTATTCAATATCGCTATGTTCAGCCACCTTGGGCAAAACTAAACTGGCTGATGAGTAAATTAGAGGCTGATAGCGGTTTACCTGTGCAGTCAATTAGCAATTCTCTAATTGACGGGCGAGAAGAAATTTACCATCAACGCTTGTGTCGACTGGCTGAACATCTGATGACTGAGATGGAAGAGTTTTATCGCCGTTTCTATCACCAAAATCTCCCAGATATTCCCAATCAGGAAATAATTGACCGACTCCACCGCTTACTGGAAACAGCTTTACAAGTTGCGGAGCAATATTTTAGTCTGCAATCACAAGGAAGTTTTATTGACCGCTGTCGTCGTTTAGAAGAAGCTGGCTGGAGTTACATTTACCGGGAAGATGTGGCTGATATTGATGCTTTACCACCCTTAAAACGCGGCCTTGCAGATTGGGTTGCAGAAGAAGCAGATTTAAGGATGCGGCATATGCGACTGGTAGAAACTTTTGTTGCTGTCACCGTCAACTATATCAAAGAAAAACCAACTGCTGAAAGGTTCGCGGAAACAACACTGCTGATATTTGATATGATGTCCCGAGTTGGTGGTGGTATACTACCAGCACGTCCTCAGTTGGGTTGGAGAGAAGCACAAATCACTGTCGGTGAGCCAATTTCAATTAATGAGCGCTGGTCAATTTATCAGGCTAGCCGTCAGGATTCTAGGCAAGCTGTAAGTGATTTGACGCAAGACTTGAAAGTGGCTTTGGAGAAGTTAATTACCTGA
- a CDS encoding DUF3134 domain-containing protein, translating to MPQGPLREEPRNQRATVIRSSNEFILLEWLKANGRLIAREPIESEYLNQTEEISEMIDLDDLPYDNDDDDSDIELED from the coding sequence ATGCCTCAAGGTCCTTTGCGTGAAGAACCCCGCAATCAGCGGGCTACTGTAATTCGTTCCAGTAATGAATTTATTCTCTTAGAATGGCTTAAGGCAAATGGTCGCTTAATAGCACGTGAACCTATAGAATCTGAGTATCTCAATCAAACAGAAGAAATCTCAGAAATGATCGATCTTGATGATCTTCCTTACGATAATGATGACGACGACAGTGATATAGAGTTAGAAGATTAG